From the Pseudomonas baltica genome, one window contains:
- a CDS encoding FAD-linked oxidase C-terminal domain-containing protein produces the protein MSAILFSVPDLFDALRSILGERLSTGLAEREQHGRGESYHASQAPDAVCYAQTTEEVAAIVRVCAARRVPIVAFGGGTSLEGHVAAQQGGVCIDLSRMQRIIKVRADDLDVTVEAGVTRQQLNTELRTTGLFFPVDPGGESTLGGMVATRASGTNAVRYGTMRENVLNLTVVLANGEIIKTGSRARKSAAGYDLTRVFVGSEGTLGIITEVTLRLYGIPEVLSAAVCAFRDVQAAVSTVVAIIQYGIPVSRVELLDARTVRAVNRYSRLALVEAPTLFFEFGGTPASVTEQLELTREIAQGMGAVSFEFAADDDARRSLWRARHNVHYAMQAMRPNARIWSTDVCVPISALPECIAETAEDVDKASFFVGMVGHVGDGNFHLGMVVDPDNPAELAEAEALNVRVVERAIRLEGTCTGEHGIGSGKIKFMTLEHGAALQAMQAIKRALDPLGILNPGKVLPQQ, from the coding sequence ATGAGCGCTATTCTCTTCTCTGTGCCAGACCTGTTCGACGCCTTGCGCAGCATCCTCGGCGAGCGCTTGAGCACCGGCCTGGCCGAGCGCGAACAGCATGGTCGCGGCGAGTCCTACCACGCCAGCCAGGCCCCCGACGCCGTGTGCTATGCGCAAACCACCGAGGAAGTCGCGGCGATCGTGCGGGTCTGCGCGGCCCGGCGTGTGCCGATCGTCGCCTTTGGCGGCGGTACGTCGCTGGAGGGGCACGTTGCGGCGCAGCAAGGTGGTGTGTGTATCGACCTCAGCCGCATGCAACGGATCATCAAGGTGCGCGCCGATGATCTGGACGTCACGGTCGAGGCCGGCGTGACCCGTCAGCAACTCAATACCGAGCTGCGCACCACCGGGTTGTTTTTTCCGGTGGATCCGGGCGGTGAAAGCACCCTCGGCGGCATGGTTGCGACTCGTGCCTCGGGGACCAACGCGGTGCGCTACGGGACCATGCGCGAGAACGTCCTGAACCTGACCGTGGTGCTGGCCAACGGCGAGATCATCAAGACCGGGAGCCGGGCGCGCAAGTCGGCGGCCGGTTATGACCTGACGCGGGTCTTCGTCGGTTCTGAGGGCACCCTGGGGATCATCACCGAAGTGACCCTGCGCCTCTACGGTATTCCGGAAGTGCTCAGCGCCGCAGTGTGTGCCTTCAGGGATGTGCAGGCGGCGGTGAGTACGGTGGTCGCGATCATTCAGTACGGTATTCCGGTGTCGCGGGTCGAGCTGCTGGACGCGCGCACGGTGCGGGCGGTCAATCGCTACTCGCGCTTGGCCTTGGTGGAGGCGCCGACGCTGTTTTTCGAGTTCGGTGGCACGCCGGCCAGCGTCACCGAGCAGTTGGAATTGACCCGTGAAATCGCCCAGGGCATGGGCGCCGTGAGCTTTGAGTTCGCCGCCGATGACGATGCCCGTCGCAGCCTCTGGCGCGCGCGCCACAACGTGCACTATGCCATGCAGGCGATGCGTCCCAATGCGCGGATCTGGAGCACCGATGTGTGCGTGCCGATCTCGGCGTTGCCTGAGTGCATTGCCGAAACCGCCGAAGATGTCGACAAAGCGTCGTTTTTCGTCGGTATGGTCGGCCATGTGGGCGACGGTAACTTCCACTTGGGCATGGTCGTCGACCCCGACAACCCTGCCGAGCTGGCGGAAGCCGAAGCGCTTAACGTGCGCGTGGTGGAGCGGGCGATTCGTCTTGAAGGCACCTGCACCGGCGAGCATGGCATTGGATCCGGGAAGATCAAATTCATGACCCTGGAGCACGGCGCCGCGCTGCAGGCCATGCAAGCGATCAAGCGGGCACTGGATCCGTTGGGGATTCTCAATCCTGGCAAGGTGTTGCCACAGCAGTAG
- a CDS encoding efflux transporter outer membrane subunit: protein MIQRSLLSTLILMALAGCTVGPDYHGAPAAAEHTLQAGRLPHAPESPQAAPAVARWWQRLADPELDALISAALAHNPDIASSRAALQQSRAGLRSEQASGMPKASMSANMLRMRSPDISSFTGGESGGGRGPLSLYLADFDASWEVDMFGGTRRAIEAASASADAAAAQLADAQVQLTAEVTQAYVGLREQQARLALVDATADLEAQVLDLTQQRRSRGVASQLQLEQVLTQEQTTRSQRLPLQAQIIESQDQLAALCGLEPGELDARLGPVKALPTLPEQLPIADPAALLKQRPDIRAAERQLASSNAQIGEKTADWFPKLSLMGDLGFSAGDPSHLVRKDNGTWLMLPRLTWNALDFGRVRASVDSAKAGRDQAEAHYRGVVLGALRDADVALSRYGHDRQNLALLISIEDSAARAAELTRERYRAGTASTLDWLDAERTRFDAQQNRIGGDAQLLKDFVSLHKALGLGWQS from the coding sequence ATGATCCAGCGTTCCCTGTTATCGACCCTGATCCTTATGGCCCTGGCCGGCTGCACTGTGGGCCCTGACTACCACGGCGCCCCCGCGGCGGCTGAGCACACCCTGCAGGCCGGGCGCCTGCCCCATGCGCCCGAGAGCCCGCAGGCTGCACCGGCCGTTGCGCGGTGGTGGCAGCGCCTGGCCGACCCCGAGCTGGATGCGCTGATCAGCGCGGCACTGGCCCACAACCCCGACATCGCCTCCTCCCGCGCGGCCTTGCAACAGTCCCGCGCGGGGCTGCGCAGCGAGCAGGCCAGCGGCATGCCCAAGGCCAGCATGAGCGCGAACATGCTGCGCATGCGCTCGCCCGATATCTCATCCTTTACCGGCGGCGAAAGTGGCGGCGGACGCGGGCCGTTGAGCTTGTACCTGGCGGACTTCGATGCCAGCTGGGAAGTGGACATGTTCGGTGGCACGCGCCGCGCCATCGAGGCGGCCTCGGCCAGCGCCGACGCCGCCGCCGCGCAACTGGCCGATGCGCAGGTGCAACTGACGGCCGAAGTCACCCAGGCTTACGTCGGGCTGCGTGAACAGCAGGCGCGCCTGGCGTTGGTGGATGCCACCGCCGACCTCGAGGCCCAGGTGCTCGACCTCACTCAGCAACGCCGCAGCCGTGGCGTCGCCTCGCAGTTGCAGCTTGAACAGGTGCTCACCCAGGAGCAGACCACCCGCTCGCAACGCTTGCCGTTGCAGGCGCAGATCATCGAATCCCAGGATCAATTGGCCGCCCTGTGCGGCCTCGAACCGGGTGAACTGGACGCCCGCCTCGGCCCGGTCAAGGCGCTGCCGACACTGCCTGAGCAACTGCCGATTGCCGACCCCGCCGCGCTCCTCAAGCAGCGCCCGGACATCCGCGCCGCAGAGCGCCAGTTGGCGTCGAGCAACGCTCAGATCGGCGAAAAGACCGCGGACTGGTTTCCCAAGCTGAGTCTGATGGGCGACCTGGGCTTCTCCGCCGGTGATCCTTCGCATCTGGTACGCAAGGACAACGGAACTTGGCTGATGCTGCCACGATTGACCTGGAACGCCCTGGATTTTGGACGCGTTCGGGCCAGCGTCGACAGCGCCAAGGCCGGCCGGGACCAGGCCGAGGCACACTATCGCGGCGTAGTGCTGGGCGCCTTGCGCGATGCCGATGTGGCGCTGTCGCGCTACGGCCATGACCGCCAGAACCTGGCCCTGCTGATCAGCATCGAAGACTCCGCTGCCCGCGCCGCCGAGCTGACCCGCGAACGTTATCGCGCCGGTACCGCCAGCACTCTCGACTGGCTGGACGCGGAACGCACACGCTTCGACGCTCAGCAGAATCGCATCGGTGGCGATGCGCAGTTGCTCAAGGATTTTGTGTCGTTGCACAAGGCGCTGGGGCTGGGTTGGCAGTCTTGA
- a CDS encoding MDR family MFS transporter: MADALPLSAAGKPANASFTDWIAVAAGSLGALLATLDISITNSALPQIQGQIGATGTEGTWISTGYLLSEIVMIPLAAWLTRVFGLRRFLMTMAVLFTLCSMYCGMSNSLTAMIIGRIGQGFAGGAMIPTAQTIIRTRLPAHQMAIGMTVFGLTVLLGPLMGPVVGGWLTENASWRWCFFLNLPVSAALITLLWTGLKSDKMDLEQFFKADWLGILGLALGLSSLTVVLEEGQRDHWFESTMIVTLSVLMVIGFLLIAVGQFTAKKPIVRLALLRNPRYASVIIIVAAVGAGLYGVSYLLPQFLGTVAGYNAQQAGGIMLLSGAPAFLLMPFLPTLLNRYSARVLVCIGLLMYFASCMLDISLTADSVGHDFYLSQILRGFAQMLAMMPLNQASMAAVEAHEAGDAAGLYNMARNLGGSIGLALLGVLIDRRTHYHDEVIRESLTANSSIGQAHIASSSASFLAQSGDAALAQLQAYAQLASTIAREATVMTYNESFFLLGLALLACVPLALTLKKRTASVKQ, from the coding sequence GTGGCTGATGCCCTGCCCCTCAGCGCTGCCGGCAAACCCGCCAACGCCTCGTTCACCGACTGGATCGCCGTGGCGGCCGGGTCGCTGGGGGCATTGCTGGCCACCCTGGACATCTCCATCACCAACTCGGCCTTGCCGCAGATCCAGGGCCAGATCGGCGCCACCGGCACCGAAGGCACCTGGATTTCAACCGGTTACCTGCTCTCGGAAATCGTCATGATCCCGCTGGCGGCGTGGCTGACTCGGGTGTTCGGCTTGCGGCGCTTCCTGATGACCATGGCGGTGCTGTTCACCCTATGCTCGATGTACTGCGGCATGTCCAACAGCCTCACGGCGATGATCATCGGCCGCATCGGCCAAGGTTTCGCCGGCGGCGCGATGATTCCGACCGCGCAGACCATCATCCGCACGCGCCTGCCAGCGCACCAGATGGCCATCGGCATGACGGTGTTCGGCCTGACCGTGCTGCTCGGCCCGCTGATGGGCCCGGTGGTGGGCGGCTGGCTGACCGAAAACGCCAGTTGGCGCTGGTGTTTCTTCCTCAATCTGCCGGTCAGCGCGGCGCTCATTACTTTGCTGTGGACCGGGCTGAAGTCCGACAAGATGGACCTCGAGCAGTTTTTCAAGGCCGATTGGCTGGGCATTCTCGGCCTGGCGCTGGGCTTGAGCTCGCTGACCGTTGTGCTCGAGGAAGGCCAGCGAGATCATTGGTTCGAATCGACCATGATCGTCACCCTCAGCGTGCTGATGGTGATCGGCTTCCTGCTGATCGCCGTCGGCCAGTTCACGGCGAAAAAGCCCATCGTGCGCCTGGCCCTGCTGCGCAATCCGCGTTATGCCAGCGTGATTATCATCGTCGCCGCCGTCGGAGCAGGGCTGTATGGCGTGTCGTATCTGCTGCCGCAGTTTCTCGGCACGGTGGCCGGTTACAACGCGCAGCAGGCCGGCGGCATCATGTTGTTGTCAGGGGCTCCGGCGTTCCTGTTGATGCCGTTTTTGCCGACGCTGCTTAACCGCTATTCGGCGAGGGTGCTGGTGTGCATCGGCCTGCTGATGTATTTCGCCAGTTGCATGCTCGACATCAGCCTGACCGCCGACAGCGTGGGCCACGACTTCTATCTGTCGCAGATCCTGCGTGGCTTTGCCCAGATGCTGGCGATGATGCCGCTCAACCAGGCGTCGATGGCCGCCGTGGAGGCTCACGAAGCAGGCGATGCGGCAGGCCTGTACAACATGGCACGCAACCTCGGCGGCTCGATCGGCCTGGCCTTGCTCGGCGTGTTGATCGACCGCCGCACGCACTACCACGACGAGGTCATTCGCGAGTCGCTGACCGCCAACAGCAGCATCGGCCAGGCACATATCGCCAGCAGCAGCGCCTCGTTTCTAGCCCAAAGCGGTGACGCCGCCCTGGCGCAACTCCAGGCTTACGCGCAGCTGGCCAGTACCATCGCCCGCGAGGCGACCGTCATGACCTACAACGAATCCTTCTTCCTGCTGGGCCTCGCGCTGCTGGCCTGCGTGCCCTTGGCATTGACCCTGAAGAAGCGCACGGCGAGTGTTAAACAATGA